CCGCCGGCCTGGACTGGGACGCCTCCGCAGCCCACTCCGCCGAGTACGACGCCACCCGCACCGCCGAACTGTTCTGCAAAATCGTCAACATGTGGAAGCTGAAGGGTGACGCGTGACAGGCTGCCACCCATCCCGCCTGGCAGCAACAATCACTTCTTTCGCGCCTTTTGCGCCCTTCGCGAAATTTGCGTCCCGCTTTTGACAACCTCCCCACCACACAACCCACGCCACACCAAAGCGACTCGCCCCCCCAACCAATGACCTTCGGAATATGTAAAACGATTAATTACCCGATATGATCCCCCCACAAAGAGGGAGGATCGTTCCATGTCAGACAACAATTACACCGTATTCAACGCGATGGTCGACATCGTCGCGTCCCCCGGCAAGGCGCTGGACGCCGCCAAGGCCAATCCACGCTGGTTCTGGTGGCCGCTGCTGGTCAGCATCGTGGTGTCGACCGCCGCGTTCGTCTATTACTTCACCTGGGTGGACTACGAATGGTTGATCGAGGAGACCATTCGCAGCGTGCCCGCTGCCGACCGGGCCGCGGCTGAACCGGCCATTCGCAGCTTCATGAGCCCCGGCACCAGCATCCTGTCGACCGTGGCCGTCATCGTCATCATTACCTTCGCGATCTACGCCATCCAGGCGGTCTACCTGCACCTGGCCAACAAGCTGTCCACCGGCGCCGAGGTCAGCTACGGCCAGTGGTTCGGTTTCAGTGCGTGGACGGCGTTTGTCATGGTGCTGGGCAGTGTCGCCGCGTTCGTGGTGATGTTCCTGGCCGACTCCAACCAGCTGGCGCAGCATGACCTGACACCCTTGTCGCTGAATGCCCTGCTGATTCACGCCAAGCCGGGTGACCCCTGGTTCGCCTGGGGCAATTCGCTGACGCTGTTCAACATCTGGACGCTGGTACTGATGACCATCGGCTATCACCGCTGGACCGGTGCCGGCATGGTGAAGTCAGCAATCATCGCCTGCCTGCCGTGGGTGCTGATTTTCGGAACCTGGGCCGCGCTGATCTGAGCGGGACCCAACGATGAAAAAACTGCTGATTTTTGCGGGGCTGGCCGTGCTGCTGGTCGGCCTGCCGCTGATCTCGAAAATGAACCGCGGCGGTGACGCCGAGACGGTCGAGGTGCACGCGGTGGGCGTGGAGGCCATCAAGAGCTCCATTCTGGCCTCGGGCACCCTGGCCTTTCGCGAGCAGGTCCAGTTGCGCTCGGAAGTGATCGCCCGGGCGACCGCCGTGCTGGTCGAGGAATCTGACCCGGTCGGCCGCGGCGAACTGGTCATCACCCTGGACACGGAGTCCTACGACGCCCAGGTCGAGCAGGCCGAGGCCAGCGTCCGCATCCAGCAACTGGGGATTGAGCGCCAGCGCCATGTCGTCACCGACCTGGAGCGTCAGTACCGCAACGCCGAGCGGCTGGTGGGCCAGAAACTCATCGACCAGGACAGCTTCGATGCCCTGGGCAACCGCCTGGAAGTGGCGCGCGTGGAACTGCGCTCACAGCAGGAAGCCCTGTCACAGGCCCGCGCCGCGCTGGCCCAGTCGCAGGACCTGCTGGCCAAGACGCAGATCGTCTCACCCATTGACGGCATCGTGATTGCTGTCGACATCAAGCCAGGTGAGACGGTCATCGCGGGCACGACCAACATTCCCGGCTCCACGTTGATGACCATTGCCGACCCGTCGGAGATGCTGGTGGAGGTGCTGGTCGACGAGGCCAATATCGCCTCGGTGCGCGAAGGCCAGGGTGCGTCGATATTCGCCGCCGCGTGGCCGGATACCGCGCTCACCGGCACGGTGGAGTCCATCGCGCCGACGGCGCGGCAGAACGCCGGCCAGCAGGGACTGACCTTCCTGGTCAAGATCCTGCTTGATGAGCAGGACGAGATCGAGGTGCGCTCGGGCATGAGCGCGCGCGCCGAGATCCACACCGAGTCCAGTGATTCCGCGCTGTCCGTACCCATCCAGGCCGTGCGCTACGACGACGAGGCCGACAGCGAAACGGAATCCGGCACGACTGAAGAGTCGACCACCTACGTGTTCGTGTTCGAAGACGGCGTCGCTCGCCGGCGCGAGGTCGATACCGGCATTTCCAGCGACAGCAGCCAGGAGATCCTCGCCGGGCTGGAGGAAGGTGAGCTGGTCATCACCGGCCCATTCCGTACCCTGCGCACGCTGGATGACGGTGACCCGGTCGAGCGCGCCGAGGACGATGGCGAAGACGCCGGCGACAGTGACGATGACGGCGACACCGACGACTGATGCCGGACACCGCAACTGACATCGCCATTCGCTTCCGCGGCGTGGCGCGGCGCTACGAGATGGGCGACCAGGTGGTCAACGCGCTGGACGGCGTCGACCTGGACATCCATCGCAACGAGTACGTCGCCATTGTCGGTGCGTCCGGCTCCGGCAAGTCGACGATGATGAACATCATCGGCTGCCTGGACCGGCCCACCGAGGGCGAGTACCGGCTCGAGGACCAGGACGTCGGCGCGATGAACGAGATGGACCTGGCGCGGGTGCGCAACCGCGAAATCGGCTTCGTGTTCCAGAGCTTTAACCTGCTGCCGCGCGCCAACGCGCTGAAGAACGTCATGCAGCCGCTGGTGTTTCGCGGCGTGAAGATGGACGAGCGTAAACAAATGGCGCGACAGTCACTGGAGCGGGTTGGCCTGGGCGACCGCGTCGATCACCTGCCGAACCAGCTGTCCGGCGGCCAGCGCCAGCGCGTCGCCATTGCCCGCGCCCTGGTTGGCGAGCCGGCCATCCTGCTCGCCGATGAGCCCACCGGCAACCTCGACAGCCGCACCACCATCGAGATCATGCGCCTGTTCGACGCCCTGCACGTGGCCGGACAGACCATCATCATGGTCACCCACGAAACCGATATCGCCGAGCACTGCGAGCGCGTGGTTCGCCTGGAAGACGGCCGCGTGGCCGAGGACTACCGCAACGCGCAGCGCCGCCGCGCATTGCCGGAGGGCGCGGCCTGATGAGGTGCCCGGGCTGATGTTCATGCTGCTGGAAAGCCTGCGCTCGGCGCTCGATTCCATTCGCGCCCATGGCTTCAGGTCCGTGCTGACCTCGCTGGGCATCATCATCGGCGTCATGTCGGTGATCGCCGTGGTGTCGATCGTGCAGGGCCTGTCACACACCGTGAACCAGCAGTTCGAGGGCCTGGGCAGCAACACGCTGACGGTGCGCTCCTACACCCCCTTCCGCAAGGCGCTGCAGGGCCAGATCGCCAAGCTCCGACACGAGGACATGGAGATCATCGAACAGCGGGTCGACGGCATCTCCCATGTCACGCCCATCCTGTTCACCCAGAGCGGCAGCCAGGGCCAGGTGTCCTACCGCTCGCAGGACACCTTCTCGCAGGTGTTCGGCGTGGGCCCCGCCTATCTCGAGGTGAACGGCGTGTATCCCGAATCCGGCCGCGGCTTCGCCCGTGACGACGACCTGCGCCGGCGGCTGGTCTGCCTGCTCGGCCAGGACGTCGTCGAAGAGCTGGAGATGCCCGAGGACCCGGTGGGCGCGTATTTCCGCGTCAACAGCGAATGGTGCAAGGTCATCGGCGTCATGGAACGGCGCGGCGAGCTGCTGGGCTTTTCCCAGGACAACTACGTGCTGATGCCCTATGGCACCGCGCGGCGCATCCAGGGCACCACGCGCGATCTCGATATCCAGGTGCAACTGCAGGTGAACGACCTGGAGCAGATGGACGAGATCACGGCGCGGATCCGCCGGCTGCTGCGCGACGCGCACGGCCTGAAGAAAGGCGATGACGACGATTTCCGCGTTCAGACCTCCGAGCAGCTGACGGAGTCGTTCAACCAGATCATCTCGACGATTACCGCGGCGGTTGGCGGCATCGTCGGCGTATCGCTGCTGGTGGGCGGCATCGGCATCATGAACATCATGCTGGTGTCGGTCACCGAGCGCACGCGCGAAATCGGCATTCTCAAGGCGCTGGGCGCGACGCGCCGGGACATCATGCTGCAGTTCCTGATCGAGGCCGTGCTGCTGTGCCTGGTGGGCGGGGTCATCGGTATCGCGCTGGGATATGGCATCGGCGCCTTCGCCTCGGCAATGCTGCCCGGGTTCCCGCCGGCGCATGTGCCGGCCTGGGCCATCGCCCTGAGTTTCGGCTTCAGTGCCGGGGTCGGCATCATCTTCGGCATTATCCCGGCTGCCAAGGCCTCGCAGCTCGACCCGATCGACGCGCTGCGTTACGAGTAACGCGGGCTATTCGGGGCCGTAGCCGCCACCACCCGGCGTACAAACAGTCAGCACCTGGCCGCGCCTGACCCCGCGGCTGGTCTTGCCGGGCAGCTGCTCCCCATCCAGGCGGTTCTCGCCGGGCTGGCCCGGTTGCCCGCCGGCCAGGCCCCACGGTGCGTGCAGGCGCCGTTCGCTGATGATCGACAGCTGCGCATCATCCAGAAACTCGTACTCGCGCACCAGGCCGTCGCCACCGTGCCACTGGCCGCCGCCGCCGGAACCCTGCCGCTGCGCGTAGCGCCGCACCCGCAAGGGGTAATGGCGCTCCAGCACCTCCACCGGGGTGTTCAGCGTGTTGGTCATGTGACTGTGACGCGCGCTGAGCCCATCCCAGCCGGGCCCCGCACCGTGTCCGCCGGCCAGGGTCTCGTAGTAGTCCCAGCCATCCGCACCGGCACGCCCCATGGCCAGGTTGTTCATGCTGCCCTGGCTGGCGGCGGGAATGCGCCCCGGCAATGCCTGCGCCAGTGCGCCGCAGACCACGTCGACAATGCGGGTGCTGGTCTCGACGTTACCGGCAGCCACCGCGGCGGGTGCGCGCGCATTGACGACGGACCCTTCCGGCGCCACCAGGCGCACGGCGCGGAAAGCGCCGGCACAGGACGGCACCTGCGCAGGCATCAGGCAGCGCAAGACATAGACAACGGCCGCCGCCGTCACCGCCAGCGGGCAGTTCAGGTTGCCGCTGACCTGCGCCGAAGTGCCGTCGAAATCAACTTCGACCCCGCCTTCGCCGGCGCGAATCCGCACGGCGATGGTGATCGCCCGGGTGCCGGCGCCATCATCATCGAGGACATCGGAAAATGTGTATTCCCCGGCTGGTATGTCGGCCAGGGCCGCGCGGGCGACCCGCTCGGCATAGTCATTGAGCGCATCGACACGGGCCTGGAAGGCAGCCAGGCCGGCTTCCATGACCAACGCACGCAATCGGCCCACGCCCAGCTGGCAGGCACCCAGTTGGGCATCGAAGTCACCGCCGGCGCCGCGTGCGCCACCGCCCGGCAGCGCGCGCCAGGTCGCCGCCTGGCGCTCACCCGCCCGGAACAGCAGCGAAGGCGGGATCAGCACGCCCTCCTCTTCCAGCCGCGTACTGACCGGCATGGAACCCGGTGCGTCGGCGCCAATATCGGCATGGTGTGCGCGGTTGGCGCTGAAACCGCATAACTCATCGTCAGCGAACACGGGTGCGACCAGGGTGATGTCGGGCAGGTGGGTACCGCCGTTGAAGGGGTCGTTCAGCACCAGCACATCGCCATCGGACCAGGTCCGGGAGGCGGCCAGCGCCGTCATGGCCTGCGCCATGCTGCCCAGGTGGACGGGAATATGGGTGGCCTGGCCAAGCAGCCCACCGTGGCGGTCGAACAACGCGCAGGAATAGTCCTTGCGGTCGCGTATATTGGGCGAAAGCGCGACGCGCCCGAGCAGCGCGCCCATTTCCTCGCAGATCGCGGCGACGCGGCTGGCGAACAGCCCCAGCTCGATGCTGTCGTGGGCGTCCACCAGCCGCGACCGCGCGGGATCAGGCCTGTTTCGGGTCGACCGCGGCCAGGATGGCGTCGCGCTTCTCGGCGCGTGCTTCCTCGATGGCGCGACGGATCTCCGGGTAACGCAGGCCCAGGATGGCGGCGGCGAAGAAGGCCGCGTTGATGGCGCCCGGCTTGCCGATGGCCAGCGTACCCACCGGAATACCCGGCGGCATCTGCACGATGGAGTACAGCGCGTCCTGGCCACCCAGCGGGCCGGACACCAGCGGCACACCCAGCACCGGCAACGTGGTCTTGGCGGCCAGCACACCCGGCAGCGCCGCGGCCATGCCGGCGCCGGCGATCAGCACCTCGATGCCACGCTCAGGGGCGGTGGCGGCGTATTCGAACGCCTGTTCCGGCGTACGGTGTGCCGACAGCACACGGGCCTCGTTGGCGATGCCCAGGCTGTCCAGGGTCTTCGCGGCGTGCTGCATGACTTCCCAGTCTGAATGGGAGCCCATGATGATGCCTACAAGGTTGTTGTCACTCACGGTCGTTCCTCTCATGGAGTTAAAAATCGTAAACCGCCATTGTACCAATCACGGCGCCCGGACGGCACTCCAACCGGCCACGTACCGTGATGCATTGCGTACAATAGGCACATCGAATTCAATGGAATGTGTCATGCCCATCGACGCCAAGTTGCTGGAAATTCTGTGCTGCCCCGTCTCCCATTCGCCGCTGGGGCGACTGCCCGAAGAGGCACTGCGCAAACTCAATGCCGACATCGCGGCCGGCAGCGTGCTGCGCACCGATGGCCAGCCCGTGTCCGACACACTGGACGAGGCCCTGCTCACCGAGGATCGCAAGGTCATCTACCCGGTGCGTGACGGTATTCCCATCCTGCTCGAAGAAGAAGCCATCGGCACGACCCAGTTCAAGGCCTTCTGAGCATGACGGGGCCCACGGTGCCGGGTTGTGTCGACGATGATGTGCTGCGCGCGCTGGCCGAGGACATCGGCGACGGCGACCTGACCGCCGCCCTGGTCCCCACCGGTACGCGGCTGCGCACCCGTGTCATCATCCGTGAACCCGCCGTGCTGGCCGGACGGCCCTGGTTCGATGCCGTATTCCGCCACCTTGACGGCGATGTGGCCATTGACTGGCGCGTTGATGATGGCGATGCCCTGTCCCCGGACCAGGTGCTGTGCGAGCTCGACGGCGACGCCCGCACACTGCTCAGCGGCGAACGCACCGCACTGAACTTCATCCAGACCCTCTCGTCCGCGGCCACGCTGACGCGCGCCTACGTGGAACGCGTCGCCGGCACCGGCGCGGTGATCCTGGACACCCGCAAGACTGTGCCCGGCCTGCGCCTGGCGCAGAAGTACGCGGTCCGCTGCGGCGGTGGGCAGAATCACCGCATCGGGCTGTTCGACGCCATCCTGGTGAAGGAAAACCACATCAGCGCGGCCGGCTCAATCACCGCCGCGGTGGAGCGTGCCCGCGCCACCACCCGCGATGTGCTGGTCGAAGTGGAAGTCGAGACCCTGGCGCAACTCGACGAGGCCTGCCGTGGCGGCGCCGACCGCGCCTTGCTCGACAATTTCGGTTTGGACAACCTGTCCGCGGCGGTCGCCGCCCACGGCGGCGATATCCAGCTCGAGGCGTCCGGCAACATCACCCTGGACAGCATCCGCGAGGTCGCCGAAACCGGCGTGGATTTCATCTCCACCGGCGCCATCACCAAGCACGTCCGGGCCATCGACTTTTCCATGCGATACATCGGGGAAACGCCATGATCAAGCACGCCCTGGCCGCCATTGCGCCGGCCCTCGCCCTGCTGGCCGTCACCACGGCGGCGACCACCCAGGATGACGCGCCGAAACCGGCGAAGATTTTCACCACTGACAACGTGCTCGCGGTGACCATCAAGGGCCCCTGGCGCACCATTGGCCGCAACAAGAATTCCGGCGAGGAATGGCAGGGTGAGTTCAGTTACAGTGCCGATGGCGCCACGGTTACCCTCCCGGTGTCACTGCGGGCCCGGGGCCTGACCCGGCTGGATGTCTGCGACTTTCCGCCGCTACGGATCGGCTTCGACAAGCAGGCCTCGAAAGGCACGACGTTTCGTGGCGCCGGTAACCTGAAGCTGGTCACCCACTGCCTGAAGCAGGAAAAGTACCAGGCCTACCCGGTCAAGGAATACCTGGCCTACCGCATCTACAACCAGGTCACCGAGCTGAGCTACCGGGTCCAGGGCATGGACATCCGCTACATCGACACGGAAACCGGCCGCGAGACCGAGCGTTTCGGCTTCCTGATCGAGGACCCGGACGACGTCGCCAAGCGCAATGGGCTGCTCAAGCTGGATATTGAGGGCACCATCCCACCGGCGCTGGATGCCGATGAGACCTCGCTGTTCATGGTCTTCCAGTACCTGATTTCCAACCTCGACTGGTCAGTACTGGGCGGCCCGGACGAATACTGCTGTCACAACGCCAGGCTGGCCGGCAAGGCGATCGATGAGCGGCCGGTCTACGCCCTGCCCTATGATTTCGATTCCTCGGGTTTTGTCGACGCGCACTACGCCTCGCCGCCGGACGGCCTGCGGGTCCGCAACCTGCGCCAGCGCCTGTTCCGTGGTTTTTGCATGCATAACGACGCGGTGCCCGGCGCGGTGCAGGCCATTCGCGAGCAGCGCGAGGCCATCATGGCCATGGTGAACAACGAGCCACGGCTGGACGGCCGCAGCATGGACAGCGCCGTGCGCTTCCTGGACAGTTTCTTTGAGCGCGTCGACAGCGCCGACGGCATCGCCTCGCTTACCGACAGTTGTCGGGGCTGAGCCAGGCCTCGAGCTGCACCGCCTCGGCATCTTCGGGGTCGACCGCCGGCGCCGCCGCGGCCTCGCCGCTACTGCTGGACGCGGCCGATTGCAACTTCTGCAGCCTGGATTGCAGGTGCGCGTTGGCCGGGTTCATGGCCACGACGCGTTGCAGGTACCCCAACCGTTCGTCGTTGCCCACAGGTAACGGCAATTCGCCCCCCGGGTAATGCGCGATGGCGCCGCCATCGACCAGTTCCAGGAACGCCACGTGGCCCCCGTAATGGTCGGCGATGCCGGTGTCATTCAGAACCACCCGGCCATCGAAGCGCGGCCAGACCACCCCCTGGGTCGGCGTGTGGCCAACGACGATACGGGCCACGCCATAGCGTTCAAGAATGGCGTCCAGCATGGGCCCGCGCTGTACTTCCGAATCCGTGGCCAGCCCGCGGTACCACAGCGGCCCCAGCTCATCGGTGGCGATGCCCGGCTTGCTGTAATCGAAATCGGCGAGTTCCGCGTGCACATCGCGCGTGTAGTCCGCCAGTTCCAGCTGGCAGTACTTGGCGCTGAGGCCGCCGTGCAGGAACAGCGTGTCATTCACCCGCAGCACCACCGGCGCCGCCAGCACGCGCTGGCCGTACTCACCCTGCGCGGACCAGGCCTGGCGATGCTCCACCCAGCCCAAAGGATGCTCCTTCTCCCAGTCCTTGCGGAACGCCTTCAGGTCCAGGCCTTCCACCGACGACGGGTCGCGCGCGGCCATGGTCTCGACATGATGCTCGAACTGCAGGTCCTGGTAGCGCTTCGAGTTGCGCGTT
The sequence above is drawn from the Marinihelvus fidelis genome and encodes:
- a CDS encoding Yip1 family protein is translated as MSDNNYTVFNAMVDIVASPGKALDAAKANPRWFWWPLLVSIVVSTAAFVYYFTWVDYEWLIEETIRSVPAADRAAAEPAIRSFMSPGTSILSTVAVIVIITFAIYAIQAVYLHLANKLSTGAEVSYGQWFGFSAWTAFVMVLGSVAAFVVMFLADSNQLAQHDLTPLSLNALLIHAKPGDPWFAWGNSLTLFNIWTLVLMTIGYHRWTGAGMVKSAIIACLPWVLIFGTWAALI
- a CDS encoding efflux RND transporter periplasmic adaptor subunit → MKKLLIFAGLAVLLVGLPLISKMNRGGDAETVEVHAVGVEAIKSSILASGTLAFREQVQLRSEVIARATAVLVEESDPVGRGELVITLDTESYDAQVEQAEASVRIQQLGIERQRHVVTDLERQYRNAERLVGQKLIDQDSFDALGNRLEVARVELRSQQEALSQARAALAQSQDLLAKTQIVSPIDGIVIAVDIKPGETVIAGTTNIPGSTLMTIADPSEMLVEVLVDEANIASVREGQGASIFAAAWPDTALTGTVESIAPTARQNAGQQGLTFLVKILLDEQDEIEVRSGMSARAEIHTESSDSALSVPIQAVRYDDEADSETESGTTEESTTYVFVFEDGVARRREVDTGISSDSSQEILAGLEEGELVITGPFRTLRTLDDGDPVERAEDDGEDAGDSDDDGDTDD
- a CDS encoding ABC transporter ATP-binding protein, with product MPDTATDIAIRFRGVARRYEMGDQVVNALDGVDLDIHRNEYVAIVGASGSGKSTMMNIIGCLDRPTEGEYRLEDQDVGAMNEMDLARVRNREIGFVFQSFNLLPRANALKNVMQPLVFRGVKMDERKQMARQSLERVGLGDRVDHLPNQLSGGQRQRVAIARALVGEPAILLADEPTGNLDSRTTIEIMRLFDALHVAGQTIIMVTHETDIAEHCERVVRLEDGRVAEDYRNAQRRRALPEGAA
- a CDS encoding ABC transporter permease, giving the protein MFMLLESLRSALDSIRAHGFRSVLTSLGIIIGVMSVIAVVSIVQGLSHTVNQQFEGLGSNTLTVRSYTPFRKALQGQIAKLRHEDMEIIEQRVDGISHVTPILFTQSGSQGQVSYRSQDTFSQVFGVGPAYLEVNGVYPESGRGFARDDDLRRRLVCLLGQDVVEELEMPEDPVGAYFRVNSEWCKVIGVMERRGELLGFSQDNYVLMPYGTARRIQGTTRDLDIQVQLQVNDLEQMDEITARIRRLLRDAHGLKKGDDDDFRVQTSEQLTESFNQIISTITAAVGGIVGVSLLVGGIGIMNIMLVSVTERTREIGILKALGATRRDIMLQFLIEAVLLCLVGGVIGIALGYGIGAFASAMLPGFPPAHVPAWAIALSFGFSAGVGIIFGIIPAAKASQLDPIDALRYE
- a CDS encoding hydantoinase B/oxoprolinase family protein, which encodes MDAHDSIELGLFASRVAAICEEMGALLGRVALSPNIRDRKDYSCALFDRHGGLLGQATHIPVHLGSMAQAMTALAASRTWSDGDVLVLNDPFNGGTHLPDITLVAPVFADDELCGFSANRAHHADIGADAPGSMPVSTRLEEEGVLIPPSLLFRAGERQAATWRALPGGGARGAGGDFDAQLGACQLGVGRLRALVMEAGLAAFQARVDALNDYAERVARAALADIPAGEYTFSDVLDDDGAGTRAITIAVRIRAGEGGVEVDFDGTSAQVSGNLNCPLAVTAAAVVYVLRCLMPAQVPSCAGAFRAVRLVAPEGSVVNARAPAAVAAGNVETSTRIVDVVCGALAQALPGRIPAASQGSMNNLAMGRAGADGWDYYETLAGGHGAGPGWDGLSARHSHMTNTLNTPVEVLERHYPLRVRRYAQRQGSGGGGQWHGGDGLVREYEFLDDAQLSIISERRLHAPWGLAGGQPGQPGENRLDGEQLPGKTSRGVRRGQVLTVCTPGGGGYGPE
- the purE gene encoding 5-(carboxyamino)imidazole ribonucleotide mutase, which gives rise to MRGTTVSDNNLVGIIMGSHSDWEVMQHAAKTLDSLGIANEARVLSAHRTPEQAFEYAATAPERGIEVLIAGAGMAAALPGVLAAKTTLPVLGVPLVSGPLGGQDALYSIVQMPPGIPVGTLAIGKPGAINAAFFAAAILGLRYPEIRRAIEEARAEKRDAILAAVDPKQA
- a CDS encoding Trm112 family protein; protein product: MPIDAKLLEILCCPVSHSPLGRLPEEALRKLNADIAAGSVLRTDGQPVSDTLDEALLTEDRKVIYPVRDGIPILLEEEAIGTTQFKAF
- the nadC gene encoding carboxylating nicotinate-nucleotide diphosphorylase — encoded protein: MTGPTVPGCVDDDVLRALAEDIGDGDLTAALVPTGTRLRTRVIIREPAVLAGRPWFDAVFRHLDGDVAIDWRVDDGDALSPDQVLCELDGDARTLLSGERTALNFIQTLSSAATLTRAYVERVAGTGAVILDTRKTVPGLRLAQKYAVRCGGGQNHRIGLFDAILVKENHISAAGSITAAVERARATTRDVLVEVEVETLAQLDEACRGGADRALLDNFGLDNLSAAVAAHGGDIQLEASGNITLDSIREVAETGVDFISTGAITKHVRAIDFSMRYIGETP
- a CDS encoding metallophosphoesterase, coding for MKRSPFGAVTAMLAFAALAGLLSAAAFAEARKVGDYHWEGVERVVAIGDLHGDYDQYMRVMQLAGLVDRRDRWTGGATHLVQTGDIPDRGPDTRRIIDHLVELQGQAADDGGRVHLLIGNHEAMNVYGDLRYVTPGEYAEFETRNSKRYQDLQFEHHVETMAARDPSSVEGLDLKAFRKDWEKEHPLGWVEHRQAWSAQGEYGQRVLAAPVVLRVNDTLFLHGGLSAKYCQLELADYTRDVHAELADFDYSKPGIATDELGPLWYRGLATDSEVQRGPMLDAILERYGVARIVVGHTPTQGVVWPRFDGRVVLNDTGIADHYGGHVAFLELVDGGAIAHYPGGELPLPVGNDERLGYLQRVVAMNPANAHLQSRLQKLQSAASSSSGEAAAAPAVDPEDAEAVQLEAWLSPDNCR